One region of Bacillus pumilus genomic DNA includes:
- a CDS encoding DUF2892 domain-containing protein: protein MKPNLGLMEALIRIACGMTICTVAGSLYARKPWSKMLLFSIMFGGMKLASGILRFCPVTYMCEQQDTHKEKAE, encoded by the coding sequence ATGAAACCTAATCTCGGCTTAATGGAAGCGCTCATTCGAATTGCCTGTGGAATGACAATATGTACTGTGGCTGGTTCTTTATATGCTAGAAAACCATGGAGTAAAATGCTGCTTTTCAGCATCATGTTCGGCGGAATGAAACTGGCATCTGGCATTCTTCGTTTTTGTCCAGTGACGTATATGTGTGAGCAGCAAGACACACATAAAGAGAAGGCTGAGTGA
- a CDS encoding adenine deaminase C-terminal domain-containing protein, giving the protein MSERTFNWRNNDIRTQIDVVDSKIVPTLLLTNGLVLNPFLKQWVKANIWIHDDRIVYVGAELPQNKSAKRVIDCEGKYIVPGYIEPHAHPFHIYNPQSLAEYVSQFGTTTMVSDNLFLLLQSNEKKALSTLCELKQQPFQYFWWSRYDLQTEVRYEDEMLPINYRKEWIDHPDVLQGGELTSWPRLMDGDDLILYCMQETKKQRKRIEGHFPGASEKTLTKMKLFGADSDHEAMNADDVLKRLSLGYHVSLRHSSIRPDLVNILRELHERDFRHYDHFFYTTDGAAPHFYEEGMINRLISIALEEGVPIIDAYNMATFNIAKYYQIDDLLGVVGPGRLASLNVLDDPMNPNPETVISKGVILKLDGENQHQFQETKWENGGLVPLDLGYDLTTSDLQFSMPLGVKMRNAVIMEPYTVEIDNSVNQLSCDHDQSFFSLIDRKGEWRVNTMLKGFANKVQGFVSSFSLTGDILVIGKNKEDMMLAHKRMKEIGGGIVLTENGKILHEIPLQLSGCASAEPFETVLQQIQTLRELLIERGYPFDCPIDTLVFFQSTHLPYIRVTPRGIFDVMKKTVLFPSIMR; this is encoded by the coding sequence ATGTCCGAACGTACTTTTAATTGGAGAAACAATGACATCCGCACACAAATCGATGTAGTCGACTCAAAAATAGTTCCAACACTCCTTTTAACGAATGGACTCGTGCTAAACCCGTTTTTAAAACAATGGGTGAAGGCAAATATTTGGATACATGATGATCGAATTGTTTATGTCGGAGCAGAGCTTCCTCAAAATAAATCAGCTAAACGTGTGATTGATTGTGAAGGGAAATACATTGTGCCTGGGTATATAGAGCCTCACGCGCACCCGTTCCATATTTATAATCCCCAATCACTTGCAGAATATGTGTCTCAATTTGGCACAACAACGATGGTTAGTGATAACTTATTTCTTCTTTTGCAGAGCAATGAAAAGAAAGCGCTTTCCACTCTGTGTGAATTAAAACAGCAGCCATTTCAGTATTTCTGGTGGTCTAGATACGATCTTCAAACTGAAGTCAGATATGAAGATGAAATGCTTCCTATCAACTACCGGAAGGAATGGATTGATCATCCTGATGTCCTTCAAGGCGGCGAATTAACAAGCTGGCCAAGATTGATGGACGGTGATGATCTCATTTTATATTGCATGCAAGAAACGAAGAAGCAGCGGAAACGAATTGAAGGGCATTTCCCCGGAGCTTCTGAGAAAACGCTAACAAAAATGAAGCTGTTTGGCGCGGACAGCGATCATGAAGCGATGAATGCAGACGATGTGCTAAAGCGCTTGTCCCTTGGCTACCATGTCTCACTTCGTCATTCTTCCATCCGCCCAGATTTAGTGAACATTTTAAGAGAGCTGCACGAGCGTGATTTTAGACACTATGATCACTTCTTCTATACAACAGATGGAGCAGCGCCTCATTTTTATGAGGAGGGTATGATTAATCGTTTGATTTCAATTGCCCTTGAAGAAGGCGTGCCTATCATCGATGCATACAATATGGCGACCTTTAACATTGCGAAATACTATCAAATTGATGACTTATTAGGTGTTGTCGGTCCAGGACGTCTGGCTTCTTTGAATGTGTTAGATGATCCAATGAATCCAAATCCTGAAACGGTGATATCTAAAGGGGTTATCCTCAAATTAGATGGAGAGAACCAGCATCAATTTCAAGAAACAAAATGGGAAAATGGCGGGCTTGTTCCATTAGATCTAGGCTATGATCTGACGACGAGTGATTTGCAATTTTCCATGCCACTAGGTGTCAAAATGAGAAATGCTGTCATCATGGAGCCTTATACAGTGGAGATTGATAACTCTGTGAACCAGCTGTCATGTGATCATGATCAAAGTTTCTTTAGCCTGATTGACCGAAAAGGCGAGTGGCGTGTGAATACGATGCTCAAAGGCTTTGCAAACAAAGTGCAAGGGTTTGTCAGTTCATTTTCGCTCACGGGTGACATTTTAGTGATCGGGAAAAATAAAGAGGATATGATGCTGGCACATAAGCGAATGAAAGAAATCGGCGGGGGAATCGTCCTCACAGAGAACGGGAAAATTTTGCACGAAATCCCGCTGCAATTATCAGGCTGTGCCTCTGCTGAACCGTTTGAGACAGTTCTTCAGCAAATACAAACCTTGCGTGAGCTACTCATTGAGCGAGGCTATCCATTTGATTGCCCAATTGATACACTTGTCTTTTTCCAAAGTACCCATTTGCCGTATATTCGAGTGACACCAAGAGGAATATTTGATGTCATGAAAAAAACTGTACTCTTTCCGTCTATAATGCGTTAA
- a CDS encoding CoA transferase subunit A — protein MNKTVNVDEVITHFRDGMTIMFGGFGGVGSPPSLIDAILEANIKDLTLIGNDAGFPQIGVGRLITEGRVKKIIASHIGSNPIAGQKMQSGTLDVHFYPQGILAEKIRAGGMGLAGIVTDVGMDSLNLDEKQLVPLNGKTYILEPALTADIAIVNAFKADEAGNLIFDKSARNTNPIVAMAGDWTIAEVEEIVPVGSLHPEEIVTPGVFVNQIVQSKGVNWTWAWETSI, from the coding sequence ATGAACAAAACAGTGAATGTAGATGAAGTGATCACGCATTTTAGGGACGGCATGACCATCATGTTTGGCGGGTTTGGCGGCGTAGGGTCGCCGCCATCATTGATCGACGCCATTCTAGAAGCGAATATTAAAGATCTGACATTGATCGGAAACGATGCAGGCTTCCCGCAAATAGGTGTTGGCCGGCTGATCACAGAAGGAAGAGTCAAGAAGATCATTGCTTCTCATATTGGCTCAAATCCAATAGCCGGACAGAAAATGCAATCAGGTACACTAGATGTTCATTTTTACCCGCAGGGCATTCTAGCAGAAAAAATACGAGCTGGCGGGATGGGCTTGGCAGGCATTGTAACAGATGTCGGCATGGATAGCCTCAATCTCGATGAGAAGCAGCTCGTGCCGCTAAACGGAAAGACATATATCCTTGAGCCTGCGCTGACAGCGGATATTGCCATTGTGAATGCCTTCAAAGCAGATGAAGCAGGAAATCTGATATTTGATAAAAGTGCACGGAATACAAACCCGATTGTGGCGATGGCAGGAGACTGGACCATTGCGGAAGTGGAAGAGATCGTGCCTGTAGGCAGTCTTCATCCAGAGGAAATCGTGACACCAGGCGTATTTGTGAACCAGATCGTGCAATCAAAAGGAGTGAACTGGACATGGGCATGGGAGACATCGATTTAA
- a CDS encoding FMN-binding glutamate synthase family protein — protein MTTTFIVIVGALLVICFIIPIILFIWIWMRDEKQEEHSVLRNYPVIGKLRFIFEKIGPELRQYLFLNDREELPFSRREYEQAVMSGKYKSRTMGFGSKRDFDKPGYYIRNVLFPKQRDELRIDQSEKIQTKVYQIDQDNLLRRSEHTKEVEAKPYYLHQDDIQVIGEHTCQKPFRVKGLIGQSAMSYGSLGDRAITALSSGLKMAGGTWMNTGEGGLSPYHLKGGADIICQIGPGLFGVRTEDGAFSFEEFKKKSEHEEIKAFELKLAQGAKTRGGHIDGEKVTEEIANIRKLPPHQSIDSPNRFEMFHSIPDMFDFIEQLRSIGGKPVGIKLVVGHKENIEELAAYMKKSGKHPDFITVDGGEGGTGASFHELADSAGLPIFTALPMVHQILKEYGVRDQVKLFASGKLLSPDKIAIALSMGADFVNIARGLMFSVGCIRAQVCHTNKCPVGVATTDPKLQKGLSIEEKKYRVCNYILSLREGLFNLSAAAGIESPIHFNEKHIVYRQENGQTSEVPIFTGTQPSV, from the coding sequence GTGACAACAACTTTCATTGTCATTGTTGGCGCACTATTAGTGATTTGTTTCATCATACCAATCATTTTATTCATCTGGATTTGGATGAGAGATGAAAAACAGGAAGAGCATTCTGTCCTGCGAAATTATCCGGTCATTGGAAAGCTGCGGTTTATTTTTGAAAAAATAGGACCTGAGCTTCGTCAATATCTGTTTCTGAATGATCGTGAGGAGCTTCCTTTCTCAAGAAGAGAATACGAGCAAGCTGTCATGTCTGGGAAGTACAAAAGCCGGACGATGGGCTTTGGATCAAAACGTGATTTTGACAAGCCTGGTTACTACATTCGCAACGTCCTATTTCCAAAGCAGCGAGATGAGTTACGCATCGATCAATCTGAAAAAATCCAAACAAAAGTGTATCAGATTGATCAAGACAATTTACTACGAAGAAGTGAACATACCAAAGAGGTCGAAGCAAAACCTTACTATCTCCATCAAGACGATATACAAGTGATTGGCGAGCACACATGTCAAAAGCCATTCCGTGTAAAAGGCCTGATTGGGCAGTCTGCCATGAGCTACGGCTCTTTAGGCGACAGGGCCATTACAGCACTATCCTCGGGATTAAAAATGGCTGGCGGTACGTGGATGAACACAGGTGAAGGCGGGCTTTCTCCCTATCACCTCAAAGGCGGAGCCGATATCATATGCCAGATTGGACCCGGTCTATTCGGCGTGAGAACAGAAGATGGCGCTTTTTCCTTTGAAGAATTTAAGAAAAAAAGCGAGCATGAGGAAATCAAAGCCTTTGAGCTGAAGCTGGCTCAAGGAGCAAAAACACGCGGAGGACATATTGACGGCGAAAAGGTCACCGAAGAAATTGCGAACATCCGTAAATTGCCGCCCCATCAATCCATTGACAGCCCAAACCGATTTGAGATGTTCCACTCCATTCCGGATATGTTTGATTTCATTGAACAGCTGCGAAGTATAGGCGGAAAGCCTGTCGGCATCAAGCTTGTGGTCGGACATAAAGAAAACATTGAAGAACTTGCAGCGTACATGAAAAAAAGCGGAAAGCATCCTGATTTCATAACAGTGGATGGCGGAGAAGGCGGCACTGGCGCATCTTTTCATGAATTGGCAGATTCCGCAGGGCTGCCGATTTTCACGGCACTCCCAATGGTTCATCAAATATTGAAGGAATACGGTGTCAGAGATCAGGTCAAACTCTTTGCCTCTGGCAAACTTCTCTCACCAGATAAAATTGCAATTGCCCTTTCCATGGGTGCTGACTTTGTCAATATCGCACGGGGACTCATGTTTTCAGTCGGATGCATTCGCGCCCAAGTGTGCCACACGAATAAATGCCCAGTCGGGGTCGCCACAACTGATCCAAAACTGCAAAAAGGTTTATCAATTGAAGAAAAGAAATACCGAGTCTGCAATTATATCCTTTCTCTAAGAGAAGGCTTGTTTAACTTATCCGCAGCCGCTGGTATTGAATCTCCCATTCATTTTAATGAGAAACATATTGTCTATAGACAAGAAAATGGTCAGACAAGTGAAGTGCCTATTTTTACAGGGACACAGCCATCCGTCTAG
- a CDS encoding DUF2283 domain-containing protein, with product MKRTITYDQTIDIGYIYLLPVGIGTIKETIELDVNECMNADIDKEGRVAGLELFAEEAEVLKHAPVYEDELSLRFTDQDVLSTYHLSGIEFHFSTPDHKGLIGFTIVDPHRYNVKRKTRKNRFEWSKRFFQAIVSLH from the coding sequence ATGAAAAGAACCATCACATATGATCAAACGATCGACATCGGATACATCTATCTCCTGCCTGTGGGAATCGGGACAATCAAAGAAACCATTGAATTAGATGTGAATGAATGTATGAACGCAGATATCGACAAAGAGGGACGAGTAGCTGGTCTGGAGTTATTTGCAGAAGAAGCCGAAGTTTTGAAGCATGCACCCGTGTATGAGGACGAGCTTTCTTTACGTTTTACAGATCAGGACGTTCTCTCAACCTATCATTTATCAGGCATTGAATTTCATTTCTCGACGCCTGATCACAAAGGGCTAATCGGTTTTACGATTGTCGATCCTCATCGATATAACGTCAAAAGAAAGACAAGAAAAAACCGTTTTGAATGGTCAAAACGGTTTTTCCAAGCTATTGTCTCACTTCATTGA
- a CDS encoding YerC/YecD family TrpR-related protein has protein sequence MQIDKLRGKSLDQLFNSILSLKDLEECYRFFDDLCTINEIQSLSQRLEVARMLREGNTYHKIETETGASTATISRVKRCLNYGNDAYTMALDRVAEQQANDETK, from the coding sequence ATGCAAATTGATAAATTAAGGGGCAAAAGCTTAGATCAGTTATTCAACTCCATCTTATCCCTTAAAGACCTGGAAGAATGCTATCGATTCTTTGATGATTTGTGTACCATCAATGAAATCCAATCTTTATCACAGCGTCTTGAAGTAGCACGTATGCTTCGCGAGGGGAACACGTATCATAAAATTGAGACGGAAACAGGTGCGAGCACTGCAACCATCTCACGTGTCAAACGCTGCTTGAACTACGGAAATGATGCCTACACAATGGCACTTGACCGCGTAGCAGAACAGCAGGCAAATGACGAAACAAAATAA
- a CDS encoding aspartate aminotransferase family protein translates to METRDYLIKPMLNQHYPVAVKGEGIYLYDRDGKKYIDGSSGAVTASIGHGIREIIDAMTEQAEKVSFTYRSQFTNEPAEELAYELSTLCPGNLNWSFFVGSGSEATETAMKIAIQHWQEQGKAEKNHIISRWMSYHGITLGALSMSGHIARRERFEPLLEKNPVLSPPYSYRSWLPKEEGKQVEWYVQEFKTVIQRIGKERIAAFIAEPIVGASGAALVPPDGYFEAMKRVCEENDILMIADEVMTGFGRTGKMFAMEHWGVVPDIMVLGKGMSAGYSPIAAAVSADHVIAPILSGSGSVMAGHTYSGNPLSVAVSLAVIRYMKKHQLPDRADLSGRYLMNALKDVQTNHFIIGDVRGKGLLIGIEFVADRLSKTPFPAHAQMTHLVVETAKQNGLLVYPASAGEDGLGGAAVMIAPPLSITQQEMDELIQLFEQTITQVEQEVINRGFFPSAM, encoded by the coding sequence GTGGAAACCCGGGATTACTTAATCAAACCAATGTTGAATCAGCATTATCCTGTGGCTGTGAAAGGAGAGGGAATTTATTTATATGATCGGGACGGAAAAAAATATATAGACGGCTCATCGGGGGCCGTCACGGCAAGTATTGGACATGGCATACGTGAAATCATTGATGCCATGACCGAGCAAGCGGAAAAAGTGAGCTTTACGTACAGATCACAATTCACAAATGAACCAGCAGAAGAACTTGCCTATGAATTGAGTACGCTTTGTCCAGGTAACCTGAACTGGTCTTTTTTTGTCGGAAGCGGATCAGAGGCAACAGAAACGGCTATGAAAATTGCTATTCAGCATTGGCAGGAGCAGGGAAAGGCGGAGAAGAATCACATTATTTCTCGATGGATGAGTTATCACGGCATCACCCTCGGTGCGCTGTCGATGTCCGGACATATTGCAAGGAGAGAGCGCTTTGAACCATTGCTCGAAAAGAACCCAGTGCTGTCTCCGCCATATAGCTATCGTTCATGGCTGCCGAAGGAAGAGGGCAAGCAGGTTGAATGGTATGTCCAGGAATTTAAAACCGTCATTCAGCGTATAGGAAAAGAGAGGATAGCCGCTTTTATTGCAGAGCCGATTGTCGGAGCATCGGGAGCGGCTCTAGTACCGCCAGACGGATATTTTGAAGCAATGAAGCGTGTCTGTGAGGAAAACGATATTTTAATGATTGCAGACGAAGTCATGACAGGCTTTGGACGAACTGGGAAAATGTTTGCGATGGAGCATTGGGGCGTCGTACCAGATATTATGGTTCTCGGCAAAGGGATGAGTGCTGGCTATTCACCGATTGCGGCAGCCGTCTCAGCGGATCATGTCATCGCGCCAATTCTGAGTGGTTCCGGATCTGTGATGGCAGGTCATACCTATAGCGGCAACCCGCTTTCAGTAGCCGTCTCACTGGCTGTCATTCGATATATGAAAAAACATCAGCTTCCTGACCGAGCGGATCTGTCTGGCCGCTATTTAATGAATGCTTTAAAGGATGTGCAAACAAACCATTTCATCATAGGAGATGTGAGAGGAAAGGGACTACTCATCGGCATTGAGTTTGTCGCAGACCGTTTATCGAAAACACCATTTCCTGCCCATGCTCAAATGACGCATTTAGTCGTTGAGACAGCGAAGCAAAATGGCTTGCTCGTATACCCAGCAAGCGCCGGCGAGGATGGATTGGGAGGTGCAGCGGTCATGATTGCACCGCCGCTTTCTATCACGCAGCAGGAGATGGATGAACTTATTCAATTATTTGAGCAGACCATCACGCAGGTCGAACAAGAAGTCATCAACCGAGGGTTTTTCCCATCTGCGATGTAG
- a CDS encoding heptaprenylglyceryl phosphate synthase — MYDVTEWKHVFKLDPNKEISDEQLEAICESGTDAILIGGSDNVTEDNVLQLMSKVRRFLVPCVLEISTHEMIVPGFDLYFIPTVLNSSHPDWIVGLHKDAMKEFGDLMSMEEIVPEGYVILNEECKAAKLTEANTALDIDDVRAYARVAEHLMKLPIFYLEYSGTLGDIELVKETKAVLSDTVLFYGGGIENAKQAEGFAQHADVVVVGNVIYDNFKEALKTVSAVKKSL; from the coding sequence ATGTATGATGTTACCGAGTGGAAGCATGTCTTTAAACTCGATCCAAATAAAGAAATATCCGATGAACAGCTAGAGGCAATTTGCGAATCTGGTACGGATGCTATATTGATTGGCGGCAGTGACAATGTGACAGAGGACAACGTGCTTCAATTGATGTCAAAGGTCCGCCGGTTTCTTGTGCCATGTGTACTCGAAATCTCAACACATGAAATGATTGTGCCGGGCTTCGATCTGTATTTCATCCCGACCGTCTTAAACAGTTCTCATCCTGATTGGATTGTTGGGCTTCACAAGGATGCGATGAAGGAATTCGGTGATTTGATGTCGATGGAAGAGATCGTGCCTGAAGGCTATGTTATTTTAAATGAAGAGTGTAAAGCGGCCAAGCTCACAGAGGCAAATACAGCACTGGACATCGATGACGTAAGAGCATATGCAAGAGTGGCAGAGCATTTGATGAAGCTGCCCATTTTTTATCTAGAATACAGCGGAACGCTTGGAGATATAGAGCTTGTGAAAGAAACGAAAGCAGTGCTTTCTGATACGGTTCTTTTTTATGGTGGGGGCATTGAAAACGCAAAGCAGGCGGAAGGTTTTGCGCAGCATGCGGACGTGGTTGTTGTAGGAAACGTCATTTATGACAATTTCAAAGAAGCATTAAAGACAGTGAGCGCAGTCAAAAAGTCATTATAG
- a CDS encoding 3-oxoacid CoA-transferase subunit B: MGMGDIDLRHRIAKRAAQEIEDGMIVNLGIGIPTLAADYIPAHYNVWLHAENGIMGAGASPAQGEEDPNLCNAGGFPITLTKGGSYMDSTTAFGIIRKGMLDMTILGALEVSSQGDLANWIVPGKRVPGMGGAIELAQKAKKVVVVMSHLDKHGESKVKSACTLPLTAKSCVDLIITDMAVIEVKSQLLILREVMPPYQPEDVIRATEAPLILAPDVKSVV, translated from the coding sequence ATGGGCATGGGAGACATCGATTTAAGACACCGCATAGCCAAACGGGCGGCGCAGGAAATTGAAGATGGCATGATCGTCAATCTTGGGATCGGCATCCCAACCCTTGCGGCTGATTACATTCCAGCGCATTACAACGTATGGCTTCATGCAGAAAACGGCATTATGGGGGCAGGCGCCTCACCAGCACAAGGAGAAGAAGATCCGAATTTGTGCAATGCCGGTGGTTTTCCTATTACGTTAACAAAAGGCGGCTCATACATGGACAGCACGACCGCTTTTGGCATCATTCGAAAAGGCATGCTGGATATGACCATTTTAGGTGCACTTGAAGTAAGCAGTCAGGGTGATCTTGCGAATTGGATTGTGCCAGGCAAACGAGTACCCGGGATGGGCGGAGCGATTGAGCTTGCGCAAAAGGCGAAAAAGGTTGTGGTGGTGATGAGCCACCTCGATAAACACGGTGAGTCAAAGGTGAAATCTGCCTGCACACTGCCCTTAACTGCTAAGTCTTGTGTGGATCTAATTATTACGGATATGGCAGTCATTGAGGTCAAATCACAGCTGCTCATTTTACGTGAAGTCATGCCGCCGTATCAGCCGGAAGATGTCATAAGGGCGACAGAGGCACCTTTAATTTTAGCGCCTGATGTCAAATCTGTTGTGTAG
- a CDS encoding peptidase: MQPITRIRSWMREHQDEAIALLQQMVQCESTQGNEQGVQQIVANKLSAIGFDVDVWDIGGEDLLEHPYFYSPRRSFKGSPNVAGRLKGKGGGKSILLNGHVDVVPAGDAKQWTYPPYSGHIINGRLYGRGATDMKGGNVSLLFALEALHALQIPLKGDVVFHSVVEEESGGAGTLAAILRGYTADAAIIPEPSHMKIFPIQQGSKWFRLHIKGRAAHGGTRYHGVSAIEKSTIVLSHVAALEEERNQRITEPLFQHIPIPIPINIGKIQGGDWPSSVADLVTMEGRLGVMPGETVEQAEKELENWMMRLGEEDEWFKEHPVEVEWFGARWLPGSIDTDHPLLGLLKEQYEAVKKEPPKIEAAPWGTDGGLLSQAAGIPIIVFGPGTTELAHFPNESIDIEHVIEAAEIIAGTMVEWCEAAE; encoded by the coding sequence TTGCAGCCAATCACACGTATCAGAAGCTGGATGAGAGAGCACCAAGATGAAGCGATTGCGCTTCTTCAGCAAATGGTGCAATGTGAGAGCACCCAAGGGAATGAACAAGGTGTGCAGCAAATCGTAGCAAATAAGCTGTCTGCCATTGGTTTTGATGTAGATGTATGGGACATTGGCGGAGAAGACTTGCTAGAACACCCGTATTTCTATTCCCCGAGACGTTCCTTTAAAGGAAGTCCCAATGTCGCCGGACGATTGAAGGGAAAAGGGGGCGGCAAATCCATTTTATTAAATGGGCACGTCGATGTTGTGCCAGCAGGAGATGCGAAACAATGGACATATCCGCCCTACAGCGGGCATATCATAAACGGGAGACTTTATGGACGCGGGGCAACAGATATGAAAGGCGGAAATGTTTCTTTACTCTTTGCACTAGAGGCACTGCATGCGCTTCAGATTCCGCTGAAAGGGGATGTCGTGTTTCATAGTGTCGTCGAAGAAGAGAGCGGCGGCGCCGGTACTCTTGCAGCCATACTGAGAGGGTATACAGCAGATGCGGCGATCATTCCAGAACCAAGTCATATGAAAATCTTTCCGATTCAGCAGGGATCTAAGTGGTTCAGACTGCATATTAAAGGAAGGGCAGCTCATGGCGGAACAAGATATCATGGCGTTTCCGCTATTGAAAAGAGTACGATCGTTCTTTCGCATGTAGCGGCACTTGAAGAAGAACGAAATCAACGCATCACCGAACCATTATTTCAGCATATCCCCATTCCAATCCCCATCAACATAGGGAAAATTCAAGGTGGTGATTGGCCGTCCTCTGTAGCAGATCTAGTCACAATGGAGGGAAGACTTGGTGTGATGCCAGGTGAGACGGTTGAGCAGGCAGAGAAGGAACTAGAAAATTGGATGATGAGACTTGGGGAAGAGGATGAATGGTTCAAAGAGCATCCTGTTGAAGTCGAATGGTTTGGTGCTAGATGGCTTCCAGGCTCAATCGATACGGATCATCCACTTTTAGGTCTATTGAAGGAACAATATGAAGCGGTCAAGAAGGAGCCCCCAAAGATCGAAGCTGCTCCTTGGGGAACAGACGGCGGATTACTGTCACAGGCGGCAGGTATCCCGATCATCGTCTTCGGACCTGGAACAACAGAGCTTGCCCATTTTCCGAATGAATCTATCGACATTGAGCATGTCATTGAAGCCGCAGAAATTATCGCAGGTACGATGGTGGAATGGTGTGAAGCAGCGGAGTGA